AGATAGATACAATTATATAAGCAATGACTTTTCATTTCCACCAGGAGGCATACCATCACTAAGATTACCCATGGTAGTTGTATCCAACCCTTCCACTTGCAATTCTTTTACTGTTTCTATTCATGAAGGATTAAATATTCTATGATATGACTTTTACTATAAACAATTgagaaattattagataaaCATGCAAGGGTCAAAGCTCTGCATTGCTTActtattctttttcaaaattgaatacagTTATGTTGTTTCTTGTTGCTTTGAAGTTAAAACTGCCTGGCAGAAATATGTTGAACTCAAAATGCTTGGTACAACAAACATATTTATAGTGGTTGATTTCATGATTCTAGTGAAGTTTTCTCAATCTAATTTAGGGTATAACAACTTAAAATTTctctatttaaataaatgaattttgttAAAGGCTATGTTTGGTtcagtttttttctttatattttgctTAAAAACTACTTTAAAGTTAAAGCTTGACATAAGAGCTTTTAAAGTAAAGTAGAAGCTGTTTGAcagttttcatcttttaaattaaaagagatgACCTAAGAGAGAGTGGGGAGACAGACAAGTGAACTAGGAGTGAGAGAGGGGAGCGGGgacagagaaaagaaaatgagagaagcCAGTTTTTTTCCCCCCTAAAAGCTTCTtcacttaactttttaaaaagccATCTGTTCTCCCTTTTCTTTTACTAAAGTTAAGCTGCTTAATTTTTATGAGCTTTTCAGAAAATGTGTTTGGTCCAGCTTCTCCTTTTAAGGAGAAGGAGAGCTAAAAAAAAGTTGCTCCAAAGAATCATACAGACCCAAAACTCATAGCTTGCTGAGTTTgagtgtgcttttttttttttttaactgctaatgttaattgttagttttgttagaatGTTAGTAGGAGGGATTGAAACCCATGACCTCTCCCTCCCCCCTTCTCCCTTTAAGGCTTCAACCACCAAACCAACCTTATAACTCCGAGTTTGAGTTTGCTTAAATGCATTTGATAGGAGTATTTCAGTATATTCATATGGGTAGAAATTTTAGCCGTCCTGCATAGTCCTCTTCATAAAGAAAAGGGAAGTAGTGGAAGAAGCGAACAGAGAATAGTGGagtttaattttgtgttttgattattttgatttttttatttttaactagtttttatattattatgttcTCTGATGTTGGTAGTctagaagagaagaaagaattgGAAGTGGTTGaagttctttctttttcaaactTTGACAATTGCTTTTTTGAGAATTTGTAGTACTAACCTGTGTTTTAAAATATGTAGGTAAGTAGCCATGAAACCAGCTTAGTTGCCCGATGCCGTAGAGTGTATGCGCATGCTCATGATTATCACATCAATTCTATTTCAAATAAcaggtattttagttttcttattttgtacTTTGCCATAGTCTAGCAAATTTTGGTTGAATTGAGAACCCTCTGGGTATTCAGTGTCAATcttgcatatattatttttatttctcttattgtGATGTTTCTAAAAAGGATGGCTAGTTATTTTCTTTCTGGGGTATTGCTTTATGTCTACATGATTTtgtgcacattttttttttaatttcatggtTTTATAGATACTGATCAAATTTGGATGGTGTTATGTTGCTCATATCTTCCAGCGATGGCGAAACTTTCATATCAGCCGATGATCTGCGAATAAATCTTTGGAACCTGGAAATTAGCAATCAAAGTTTTAATATTGTTGATGTAAAGCCTGCAAATATGGAGGATCTGACAGGTaagcttgataaaaaaaattatcctttatTGTTAACATTATTGGTAACTTGGTAAAacactaaaattaattaatttatatggtTTAAGAAATAATTGCAATGTATAAGTTTTAGTTGACTGACAGTGGGTGCTCATGGGCCATGGCCTTACCCACCCTGTTCATTAATCCAACCTAGCATGTTGGCTCATCTTAAAAATTGGGCCAGTTCTGGGCTCAAATTTCTCTACCAGGCTTAAGCCATTCAAGTTGGGTTGGACCTGGGTTCATCTTAAATGTTTCACAATAACCATTCTAAATTTTTCAGTGTCAGAAAACAATTGTCACTTTATGGTGGTTGAAAGTATCGCAAattgtcttttaaatttaattatttagccTTCAACCGTTGACAAGatagataaatattatatgGTGTATCAAACCATGTTTGTAGTGCTATAATTTTTATcctttgataatatattttccTTTCATAGAGTGGTTTGTTGTTGAGCAGTGTGTAACTTTCATGAGACACAATTTTATGCAACCAGTCCAATCTCCTTTTTTCTCTCTAGGCTTGCTGTTCAGATTACGTATTGTCTAATAAGCTTTTTGGCCATTGTGGCTGGTCCAGCCTAACCTAGACTCAATCTTGAGGAGCTCTAGGGTTGggaaacatgataaaaaaaattgccgaAGTCAAACTCAGGCCAATTCATCCCTTGAGCACCATTTGCCTGTGTAAATCTTTCCAGTCTCAATTTGTTTGATGTAGGATAGTGTAAGCATTAGAATTTAACATATCAGAATTCTGGTTTTGTAGGATGAATCAAGGGTTAAAACAGGTGGGGTTGAAGGTTGGTAGGGTGTTTCATAGTGAGAGGCAAGTGATAGACTGGGGTTTTAAGGTTGTATTGATGGCTGTTTTGGTGCAGTGAACATAGTATTTGGGCTTTCATGGGTTTTAGGGCAAAGTGAAGGAAGAATAATctgcttccttttttgttttgccCACTCAGTTCCATTTTAAAAGTATTGGTTGAATCTTGAccctaaatattattattgcagAGGTTATAACATCAGCAGAATTTCACCCTACACATTGTAATACATTGGCATATAGCAGTTCAAAGGGTTCAATCCGTCTTGTTGACTTGCGGCAATCAGCATTATGTGATTCTCATGCCAAACTGTAAGTACATTCTTTTGTGGTTATCTTATTCGTTCCTGACGAATAAGTATCCCATTCCTCCCATAAGGCTTTCAGTCTTCAGATTTTAACAAATGTTGAAACAGTTGACAGAATTTCTGGATAGCTCATCTGTTTCTCATTATTGGTCTGGACTTTGAAGCAGAATTTTTCTGAAGCCTGTTATATGTatgaatttatgtattttttttaatacctgGTAGACTCTAATAAACAATACCCTTGGCATTTGATGCAGATTTGAGGAACAGGAAGCTCCAGGGTCCAGATCATTTTTCACGGAGATTATTGCTTCTATCTCGGACATAAAATTTGGGAAGGATGGTAGATACATACTTAGTCGTGATTACATGACTTTAAAGGtttgaaattttctaatttcAAAATCTATGCTTTCTGTTAAAGCTTTCACAATATTTTGGACTCTTGGAATTAGGacccttaacttttattttttaaaacagcaTCTCAATAGTTAATTTGTGCTAAAAAGGGTGAAtattttggaaatgtattttttaactattaatatttttcaattagcaagcaatttattaaatatgcctgaaataaatatttaaagaaacacTATTTAGGAAGCTTTTTTTAGCAtgattttgacaaaaaattaatCTCAACTTATTTCTTTAGTTAAAATTTGCACCAAATCCACGTACAAAAATTAATCTATCATACAAATAAACTGAACACTCGAAGAAATAATATTCACAAAAAATTCTTCATAAATAACGTTGACTAAATACTGCATATAACCCCAATTCACAAAAAATTCTTCATAAATAACATTGACTAAATACTGCATATAACCCCAATTCAACTACCTACATTTCATATGCATACAGAGTCGTCATCAAAACAGAAACTTCGTGTGAATGATGACACAAAATGGACAGAAAAGACCATGTAAATGGGCAGGAAAAATTCATTCATATGGGTGGGGGAAATGGGCAGggaaaaaacaattcaaatggGTGGGAAATTGAGATGGATATGAACCTTTAATTCTAGTTTATATGGAATACTAATTATTGATTTAGGTCTCTTTTCCTTTCGAATTCAAATGTCGTGTAGATAAACATACCGACACCTTTCATTTCTGACTTTGTTTGGGGGATTTCTTCTTGTATGTTATAAATTCTTAAAGCTTCATCTCATTTCACTAATGACTTGTTTTGTCAGTTGTGGGACATTAATATGGATTCAGGCCCCGTTGCAACTTTCCAGGTTCATGAGTATTTAAGACCCAAGGTTAGATTCCTGTGTTTAGATAAGTGATGAATTATGAATTTCATTCTACTGCTTTGTCGAGTTATAACTggttatattttatgtttgaacATGCCAGCTTTGCGATTTATATGAAAATGACTCAATCTTTGATAAGTTCGAATGTTGTCTAAGTGGTGATGGATTGCGCTTAGCAACTGGTTCTTACAGGTCTCTGATACAAACTTAATCCGTGGTTCAGTTGTCGTTGGAATTGTTTATCCTGCATCTTAcgattttgtttcactttttgaCAGCAATCTATTTCGTGTGTTTGGTTGTGCTCCTGGAAGTGCTGAGGCTACAACTCTAGAAGCCAGTAAAAATCCAATGAGGTAATTTTATGGTAGCTCTGACATCAAGTATAGCCTTTAGTTAGGCATTGCAGTAGCATTTAGATTAACTTTTGCATTCCCTCAGACGGCTAGTTCCAACCCCTTCAAGGCCTTCGAGATCACTGGGAAATAGTATAACACGTGTTGTAAGACGGGGtcagttttctttttcattttcccttGTTTGATGAttccataaatattttttggtttgttACTATAATATTGTCAAGAGTCTCAATATTTGATATTCTTGAACAGGAGCAGAAACCCCTGGAGTGGATGCTAATGggaattcttttgatttcacAACAAAGTTGCTGCACTTAGCATGGCATCCAAGTGAGAATTCAATTGCTTGTGCTGCTGCAAATAGCTTGTACATGTACTATGCGTAAAGAGAGATGATTGAAGACAACATGTATCTGCATGGTCATATCATATTGCTGTGGAGAAGGCTGCTTCTTTTCCCATCTTACCAACTACACTGGGTTGGAGAGGCTACATATACACTATTAACTCTCACACTACAAGTGCCCTTCAGAGAGCTTTTAGAGAAAGGATCCAGAAGTGGCTGTTTTCAAATTACTGGATAGGCAGGAGACCTTATTTTGTTACTGGAAAGGCAGcatctctctccttttttttttttcctcttctcctttcAATCCTAATATTCTTTCCCTCTATTTCTGTATCTTCTTCTGAAAGAGAAGGTGCAATCAATGTTTCAAATTGTGTTTGGCTtgcaagtgaagaagaaaatgtgATTGTAGCTCTCCTACAACAGATACTAAAGGATGTTCAATATCTGCCACTAGGATTCAGATTAAAAAATGtagtttttctctctcttttttttgctCAGATATATCTGTGGGATGGAGCAGTTGAAACCTGCAGtgcatca
The nucleotide sequence above comes from Glycine soja cultivar W05 chromosome 11, ASM419377v2, whole genome shotgun sequence. Encoded proteins:
- the LOC114376563 gene encoding serine/threonine protein phosphatase 2A 55 kDa regulatory subunit B beta isoform-like isoform X1 — translated: MNGGDEVVAAPAGPPHPLEWKFSQVFGERTAGEEVQEVDIISAIEFDKSGDHLATGDRGGRVVLFERTDTKDHGGSSRDLERVDYSIGRHPEFRYKTEFQSHEPEFDYLKSLEIEEKINKIRWCQIANGALFLLSTNDKTIKFWKVQEKKVKKISEMNVDPSKSMGNGSIASSSNSSSSRPYLANGGSPDRYNYISNDFSFPPGGIPSLRLPMVVSSHETSLVARCRRVYAHAHDYHINSISNNSDGETFISADDLRINLWNLEISNQSFNIVDVKPANMEDLTEVITSAEFHPTHCNTLAYSSSKGSIRLVDLRQSALCDSHAKLFEEQEAPGSRSFFTEIIASISDIKFGKDGRYILSRDYMTLKLWDINMDSGPVATFQVHEYLRPKLCDLYENDSIFDKFECCLSGDGLRLATGSYSNLFRVFGCAPGSAEATTLEASKNPMRRLVPTPSRPSRSLGNSITRVVRRGAETPGVDANGNSFDFTTKLLHLAWHPSENSIACAAANSLYMYYA
- the LOC114376563 gene encoding serine/threonine protein phosphatase 2A 55 kDa regulatory subunit B beta isoform-like isoform X2, which translates into the protein MNGGDEVVAAPAGPPHPLEWKFSQVFGERTAGEEVQEVDIISAIEFDKSGDHLATGDRGGRVVLFERTDTKDHGGSSRDLERVDYSIGRHPEFRYKTEFQSHEPEFDYLKSLEIEEKINKIRWCQIANGALFLLSTNDKTIKFWKVQEKKVKKISEMNVDPSKSMGNGSIASSSNSSSSRPYLANGGSPDRYNYISNDFSFPPGGIPSLRLPMVSSHETSLVARCRRVYAHAHDYHINSISNNSDGETFISADDLRINLWNLEISNQSFNIVDVKPANMEDLTEVITSAEFHPTHCNTLAYSSSKGSIRLVDLRQSALCDSHAKLFEEQEAPGSRSFFTEIIASISDIKFGKDGRYILSRDYMTLKLWDINMDSGPVATFQVHEYLRPKLCDLYENDSIFDKFECCLSGDGLRLATGSYSNLFRVFGCAPGSAEATTLEASKNPMRRLVPTPSRPSRSLGNSITRVVRRGAETPGVDANGNSFDFTTKLLHLAWHPSENSIACAAANSLYMYYA